In Thunnus maccoyii chromosome 3, fThuMac1.1, whole genome shotgun sequence, the following proteins share a genomic window:
- the LOC121892160 gene encoding odorant receptor 131-2-like, translating to MTLNNIHFFFLFLNFSFQEMNVSAANVSVVLQYRDSFTKAVTKNVIVVVLGISINCINASLIHTFHKHEIFYMNPRYILFIHLVVNDMIVVTLTVFLFIISYTLYKINVSICCISVLFVIFTTENTPLNLACMAVECYIAICLPLRHTQICTVKRTLMLIGLIWTTSIISGIPDLFITLATEPLDFFHSQVFCLRETAFPHPLLVKKRDITYLMFLVIVWITIFYTYFKILFTAKTANKDAKKARDTILLHGFQLLLCMSSYATPLLKDALQRWFPKNYADSLFAIYIIVQILPRSISPIIYGIRDNTFRKYLRRHLLCKVSKP from the exons ATGACACTGAATAATatccattttttctttctttttttaaactttagcTTTCAAGAGATGAACGTGTCAGCTGCCAATGTGTCAGTTGTTTTACAGTATCGAGACTCCTTCACTAAAGCTGTGACCAAGAATGTAATTGTTGTGGTTCTCGGGATCTCCATCAACTGCATCAATGCCAGCCTCATTCACACCTTTCACAAACACGAG ATCTTCTACATGAATCCCCGGTATATCCTTTTTATTCACCTGGTGGTCAACGACATGATTGTAGTGACCTTGACTGTCTTCCTGTTCATCATCAGCTACACCCTCTACAAAATAAATGTCTCCATCTGCTGCATCTCCGtcctgtttgttattttcaccACTGAAAACACTCCTCTGAACCTGGCCTGCATGGCAGTGGAGTGCTATATCGCCATCTGTCTTCCTCTTCGCCACACACAAATCTGTACCGTCAAGAGAACGTTAATGCTGATTGGTTTAATCTGGACGACAAGCATTATCTCTGGTATTCCTGATCTCTTCATCACCTTAGCCACAGAGCCGCTGGACTTCTTTCATTCCCAAGTCTTCTGCCTCAGAGAAACTGCCTTCCCACATCCTCTCCTTGTTAAGAAGAGGGATAtcacatatttaatgtttctaGTTATAGTCTGGATCACCATCTTTTACACTTACTTCAAGATCCTGTTCActgcaaaaacagcaaacaaagatGCAAAGAAAGCCAGGGACACTATCCTCCTCCATGGGTTTCAGCTCCTGCTGTGTATGTCTTCATATGCAACACCTCTGTTGAAAGATGCTCTGCAGCGATGGTTCCCTAAGAATTATGCAGACTCCCTCTTTGCTATCTACATTATAGTACAGATCCTGCCACGATCCATTAGTCCAATCATATATGGCATACGAGACAATACTTTCAGGAAGTACCTGAGAAGGCATCTATTGTGTAAAGTCAGCAAACCATAA
- the LOC121892166 gene encoding odorant receptor 131-2-like, with protein sequence MTLNNIHFFFLFLNFSFQEMNVSAANVSVVLQYRDSFTKAVTKNVIVVVLGISINYINASLIHTFRKHEIFYMNPRYILFIHLVVNDMIVVTLTVILFIISYTLYKINVSVCCIYVLFLIFTTENTPLNLACMAVECYIAICLPLRHTQICTVKRTLMLIGLIWTTSIISGIPDLFITLATEPLDFFHSRVFCLRKNAFPHPLLVKKRDITYITFLVIVWITIFYTYFKILFTAKTANKDAKKARNTILLHGFQLLLCMSSYATALLKDALQRWFPKNYADSLFAIYIIVQILPRFISPIIYGIRDNTFRKYLRRHLLCKVSKP encoded by the exons ATGACACTGAATAATatccattttttctttctttttttaaactttagcTTTCAAGAGATGAACGTGTCAGCTGCCAATGTGTCAGTTGTTTTACAGTATCGAGACTCCTTCACTAAAGCTGTGACCAAGAATGTAATTGTTGTGGTTCTCGGGATCTCCATCAACTACATCAATGCCAGCCTCATTCACACCTTTCGCAAACACGAG ATCTTCTACATGAATCCCCGGTATATCCTTTTTATTCACCTGGTGGTCAACGACATGATCGTAGTGACCCTGACCGTTATCCTGTTCATCATCAGCTACACCCTCTACAAAATAAATGTCTCCGTCTGCTGCATCTACGTCCTGTTTCTTATTTTCACCACTGAAAACACTCCTCTGAACCTGGCCTGCATGGCAGTGGAGTGCTATATCGCCATCTGTCTTCCTCTTCGCCACACACAAATCTGTACCGTCAAGAGAACGTTAATGCTGATTGGTTTAATCTGGACGACAAGCATTATCTCTGGTATTCCTGATCTCTTCATCACCTTAGCCACAGAGCCGCTGGACTTCTTTCATTCTCGAGTCTTCTGCCTCAGAAAAAATGCCTTTCCACATCCTCTCCTTGTTAAGAAGAGGGACATCACATATATAACATTTCTAGTTATAGTCTGGATCACCATCTTTTACACTTactttaagatcctgttcacTGCAAAGACAGCTAACAAAGATGCAAAGAAAGCCAGGAACACTATCCTCCTCCATGGGTTTCAGCTCCTGCTGTGTATGTCTTCATATGCAACAGCTCTGTTGAAAGATGCTCTGCAGCGATGGTTCCCTAAGAATTATGCAGACTCCCTCTTTGCTATCTACATTATAGTACAGATCCTGCCACGATTCATTAGTCCAATCATATATGGCATACGAGACAATACTTTCAGGAAGTACCTGAGAAGGCATCTATTGTGTAAAGTCAGCAAACCATAA